The Vibrio nitrifigilis genome window below encodes:
- a CDS encoding ferredoxin--NADP reductase, translating to MHPHSLVAGKVTHRIDWTENEFSLTIQAPVAPYIAGQFTKLGLCNQQGEWVRRAYSIVNPPSRPHPSTAQVEFLIITVPDGELSNKLYGLNIGDTVYVGEKPSGFMTAEEIRPDAQELWLIATGTGIGPYLAMLEDHLMPYQNIVLVHAVRKQKELVYRDHIHQLQERYAGRLHYIPIVSREKVDGALSGRIPALIESGVLETTAGLTIEGDKSFIYLCGNPDMIRDTNRVLKNRGLRKHLRRKPGHFSYENYW from the coding sequence ATGCATCCACATAGTTTAGTGGCCGGGAAAGTGACCCACCGTATTGACTGGACTGAAAACGAATTTTCACTGACAATTCAAGCGCCTGTGGCCCCATATATTGCAGGGCAGTTCACCAAACTGGGTTTATGTAATCAGCAAGGAGAGTGGGTTCGTCGCGCCTACTCAATCGTCAATCCTCCCTCTCGCCCTCATCCTTCTACTGCGCAAGTGGAATTCTTAATTATTACCGTTCCTGACGGTGAACTATCCAATAAACTGTATGGACTTAATATTGGCGACACGGTTTATGTCGGTGAAAAGCCGTCTGGATTTATGACAGCAGAAGAAATCCGTCCAGACGCTCAAGAGCTATGGTTGATAGCAACAGGGACTGGAATTGGCCCTTACTTAGCCATGCTAGAGGATCATTTAATGCCGTATCAAAACATCGTGTTAGTTCATGCAGTGCGTAAGCAAAAAGAATTGGTTTATCGCGATCATATTCATCAGTTGCAGGAACGTTATGCGGGGCGTTTACACTACATACCCATTGTCTCACGAGAAAAAGTAGACGGAGCTTTAAGCGGCCGCATTCCCGCACTCATTGAATCTGGTGTTCTAGAAACAACGGCCGGGTTAACTATCGAAGGGGACAAAAGCTTTATTTATTTGTGCGGTAACCCTGACATGATCCGTGACACCAACCGAGTGTTAAAGAATAGAGGTTTGCGTAAGCATTTACGTCGTAAACCTGGTCATTTTAGTTACGAAAATTATTGGTAG
- a CDS encoding SDR family oxidoreductase has translation MAKTVLLAGATGYLGSYVARELQERNFQLRALVRDVEKLQQKGLNPDQLYVGEVTELNTISGCCDGVDTVISTIGITRQNDGLSYMDVDFQANLNLLQEAKRSGVRKFIYVSVLDGDKLRKVSVCAAKEKFVDELKNSGLEYSVIRPNGLFCDLDDLYHMAENGRVFLFDGGQLKSNPIHGADMAQICVDAIDAPRMHITAGGPDQMTHKEIAELAFKYAGKEPRITYIPSWSRGMLLGMSRFFTSRSTYGPLEFFMTVMSRDMLAPPKGQHRLEEYYRHMHHSQPSK, from the coding sequence ATGGCAAAGACGGTTTTACTGGCAGGTGCCACAGGCTATTTAGGCAGCTATGTAGCAAGAGAGCTACAAGAGCGTAACTTTCAACTTAGGGCATTAGTTCGCGATGTAGAAAAACTTCAGCAGAAGGGACTGAATCCTGATCAACTTTACGTGGGAGAAGTCACTGAGCTGAATACCATCAGTGGGTGTTGTGATGGCGTTGATACGGTAATCTCCACCATTGGCATTACTCGCCAAAATGATGGCTTAAGCTATATGGATGTAGACTTTCAAGCCAATTTAAATTTATTGCAGGAAGCAAAAAGAAGTGGGGTGCGTAAATTTATTTATGTTTCCGTGCTTGATGGAGATAAGTTGCGCAAAGTATCTGTATGCGCAGCCAAAGAAAAGTTTGTTGATGAACTGAAAAACTCGGGACTAGAGTATTCAGTGATTCGCCCGAACGGATTGTTTTGTGATTTAGATGATCTTTATCATATGGCGGAAAATGGCCGGGTGTTTTTGTTTGATGGCGGTCAGTTAAAGTCTAACCCAATCCATGGTGCCGATATGGCGCAAATTTGTGTCGATGCCATAGATGCGCCTCGCATGCATATTACTGCTGGTGGCCCGGATCAAATGACCCATAAAGAGATCGCTGAATTGGCGTTTAAATACGCAGGTAAAGAGCCACGTATTACTTATATTCCAAGCTGGTCTCGTGGCATGTTATTGGGAATGTCACGCTTTTTTACCAGTCGCTCCACATATGGTCCATTGGAGTTTTTTATGACGGTCATGTCTAGAGACATGTTAGCACCACCGAAAGGGCAACACCGCTTAGAAGAATACTATCGACATATGCATCATAGTCAGCCCAGCAAATAG